In Erigeron canadensis isolate Cc75 chromosome 1, C_canadensis_v1, whole genome shotgun sequence, a single window of DNA contains:
- the LOC122599667 gene encoding uncharacterized protein LOC122599667, translating into MACAYMRHWTGSRSPTVASAALPVNPRVLVLGGTGRVGGSTAIALSKLSPDLRITIAGRNREKGDSMVATLGKNAEFAEFDINDAKSLESALADVDLVVHAAGPFQQTEDCRVLEAAIQAKTAYLDVCDDTHYAWRAKSFMNEALAAKVPAITTGGIYPGVSNLMAAELVRVVKSENKGEPGRLRFYYYTAGTGGAGPTILATSFLLLGEEVIAYNKGEKIKLRPYSGMVNIDFGRGIGKKDVYLLNLPEVTSTHQILEVPTVSARFGTAPFFWNWAMDAMTRFIPSEVLRDRSKVQEMVRLFDPVVRVIDGYAGERVSLRVDLECSGGRHTIGIFTHKRLSVSVGYSTAAFALAVLEGSTQAGVWFPEEPEGIAIEARELLLERASQGTINFVMHKSPWMVETNPKEVGLGIYV; encoded by the exons ATGGCGTGTGCGTATATGCGCCATTGGACCGGCAGCCGGTCTCCGACGGTAGCTTCCGCCGCTCTTCCGGTGAATCCTAGGGTTCTGGTACTCGGCGGGACGGGTAGAGTCGGTGGTTCAACCGCCATCGCTCTCTCTAAACTCTCCCCTGACCTCCGCATCACCATTGCTGGTCGCAACAG GGAAAAAGGTGATAGTATGGTTGCAACTCTTGGAAAGAATGCCGAGTTTGCTGAATTTGATATAAATGATGCCAAATCACTGGAATCTGCTTTGGCTG ACGTTGATCTTGTGGTACATGCTGCCGGGCCATTTCAGCAGACAGAGGATTGCAGAGTTCTGGAAGCTGCCATACAGGCTAAG ACAGCATATCTTGACGTGTGTGATGATACACATTATGCGTGGCGTGCAAAATCGTTTATGAACGAAGCACTGGCTGCAAAAGTTCCAGCTATAACTACTGGCGGAATCTATCCAGGAGTGAGCAACT TGATGGCAGCAGAACTAGTGCGTGTtgtaaaaagtgaaaataagGGTGAGCCTGGAAGGCTGAG ATTCTACTACTACACAGCAGGAACTGGTGGTGCCGGCCCGACAATATTAGCCACTAGTTTTTTACTTCTCGGGGAGGAGGTTATTGCATATAATAAAG GAGAAAAAATCAAGTTGAGGCCATATAGCGGAATGGTCAACATTGACTTTGGAAGAGGAATAGGGAAGAAAGATGTGTATCTCTT AAATTTGCCAGAGGTGACTAGTACACATCAGATTCTAGAAGTTCCAACTGTCAGTGCTCGCTTTGGAACTGCACCCTTTTTCTGGAACTGGGCGATGGATGCAATGACACGTTTCATTCCTTCT GAAGTCCTAAGAGACAGAAGCAAAGTACAAGAGATGGTTCGGTTATTTGATCCAGTGGTCCGTGTCATAGATGGCTATGCTGGAGAGCGCGTCTCACTGAGA GTTGATTTAGAGTGTTCAGGCGGACGTCATACAATTGGCATTTTCACTCATAAGAGACTCTCTGT ATCAGTTGGTTATTCAACAGCTGCGTTTGCTCTTGCTGTTCTGGAGGGCAGCACACAAGCAGGCGTATGGTTTCCAGAAGAG CCTGAAGGGATTGCCATTGAAGCTCGGGAACTTCTCCTTGAACGAGCTTCACAAGGAACAATCAATTTTGTAATGCACAA GTCTCCATGGATGGTGGAAACAAATCCAAAGGAGGTTGGACTTGGAATATATGTTTAA
- the LOC122599655 gene encoding TPR repeat-containing thioredoxin TTL2-like, whose protein sequence is MNSSSSSNPNNGFSGFNEMNPVLGFNSPALTGSGKNLSRPRLMKLRKQTNSYKSNNNDYPIDSRVLGADQGLGFSQFRGSESAFGNLSFGSNVIVDDMSKLKIDDDKRYDNVMKKEGAFGDDSLMVDELPKEISKMTIEGERNVGNVKNDNLQDFGKSDNNVAVEIENEMKNMNLKDHKDATLFGSDTFTSTSDRMAEFAFTSKLDDIGAPFVEFKTPDMKGNMFSEFNRFEARKESVKDNNRLRKKKGKLKTPVVGPSRVREGFGFSRRSLSGNSDTFEAYSPMDISPCDQKLANDNYSREASVTSDDAQNHDQVDGSSEPHLVTSNVTTDDESVGPYINEVSETESYKSATENLEYSSDASVTGLDSDVSSTATSGRQESGFSFASKSENVSEGNFTFAALSSSQSHLPLDIRHKKKLPLKIVRDSYSSMSAELFPFSGNSSILSPGNGLTVDLSTSHKTKYNIIPVSEQDFRHENVIAMSSSKLAEEACEKWRLRGNQAYSNGDLAKADDCYTQGINSVPQNEKSRNCLRALMLCYSNRAATRISLRRMKEALSDCLMADKIDPNFLKVQVRAAHCYLAMGETENAKKQYMKCLQSRTNSSVDKKVIVEASEGLEKTQKVLECINQCTDLFQRRASEDLECVLRVISEALQISTCSEKLLQMKAEALFMMRRYEQVIQVCEHTLASDEVNTSTNSWRPHLIVKAYFYLGRLDDALEYINKHENSGFNSERVGNTSQESAIPLADKIRELLSHKTAGNEAYKSGKHAEAVEHYTAALSCNVESRPFASVCYCNQAAAYRCLGQITDAIADCSLAIALDSNYLKAVSRRASLYELIRDYGQALKDLQRVVSLLTTQMKEKSDLSGASEKLSLVNELKQTQLQLANVEEQSRKGIPLNMYIILGVESTASGPDIKKAYRKAALRHHPDKAAQSLVRSDDGDDGLWKEIAENVHKDGDRLFKMIGEAYAVLSNPSKRAQYDEDEERRNEASRFTRSNSSRMATDVQNSVFERSGSRRHWQDSQRYSKYF, encoded by the exons ATGAACTCATCATCATCTTCGAATCCGAATaatgggttttcgggttttaATGAAATGAATCCAGTTTTAGGGTTTAATTCTCCGGCTTTAACGGGTTCGGGTAAGAATCTTTCAAGGCCAAGGCTTATGAAGCTTAGGAAACAAACAAATAGTTATAAgtctaataataatgattacCCGATTGATAGTCGGGTTTTAGGGGCTGATCAAGGTCTAGGGTTTAGCCAATTTAGGGGTTCGGAATCGGCGTTTGGGAATTTGAGTTTTGGTTCTAatgttattgttgatgatatgtCAAAGTTGAAGATAGACGACGATAAACGTTATGATAATGTGATGAAAAAGGAAGGTGCATTTGGTGATGATAGTTTGATGGTTGATGAATTGCCCAAGGAAATTAGTAAGATGACGATTGAAGGTGAAAGAAATGTAGGAAATGTAAAGAATGATAATTTGCAGGATTTTGGTAAAAGTGATAATAACGTGGCGGTTGAGATTGAAAATGAGATGAAAAATATGAACCTTAAAGATCATAAGGATGCAACATTGTTTGGGTCGGATACGTTTACAAGTACATCTGATAGAATGGCTGAGTTTGCGTTTACAAGCAAATTGGATGATATAGGGGCTCCATTTGTAGAGTTTAAAACACCCGACATGAAGGGTAATATGTTTTCTGAATTTAATAGATTTGAAGCTAGAAAAGAATCGGTTAAAGATAATAATAGGTTAAGGAAAAAGAAAGGGAAGTTGAAAACACCTGTTGTCGGTCCATCAAGGGTTAGAGAAGGTTTTGGCTTTAGCCGAAGAAGTTTGTCGGGAAATTCTGACACTTTTGAAGCCTACTCGCCGATGgatatttctccatgtgatCAAAAGCTAGCTAATGATAATTACTCAAGAGAAGCTTCAGTGACATCCGATGATGCACAAAATCATGATCAAGTTGATGGGTCGAGTGAACCACATTTGGTAACCTCAAATGTCACAACGGATGATGAATCTGTTGGGCCTTACATCAATGAAGTTTCTGAGACGGAAAGCTATAAGTCTGCAACTGAAAATTTGGAATACAGTAGTGATGCTTCTGTTACTGGGCTAGATTCTGATGTGAGTTCAACTGCAACTTCCGGGAGGCAAGAAAGTGGGTTTAGTTTTGCTTCGAAATCAGAAAATGTAAGCGAGGGCAACTTTACGTTTGCTGCATTGTCATCTAGCCAAAGTCACCTTCCATTAGATATCCGTCATAAAAAGAAACTTCCCCTAAAAATCGTTCGCGATTCTTACAGTTCCATGTCTGCAGAGTTATTCCCATTTTCGGGAAACTCTTCTATTTTGTCTCCTGGGAATGGCTTAACCGTTGATTTATCTACATCACATAAAACGAAGTATAACATCATCCCAgtaagtgaacaagattttaggCATGAAAATGTCATTGCTATGTCTTCCAGTAAATTAGCAGAGGAAGCCTGCGAGAAATGGCGACTGAG GGGAAACCAAGCTTATAGTAATGGCGATCTAGCAAAAGCGGATGATTGTTACACACAAGGAATAAATTCTGTACCTCAAAATGAGAAATCTAGAAACTGCCTTAGGGCTTTGATGCTGTGCTATAGCAATCGTGCAGCAACTAGGATTTCACTTAGAAGGATGAAAGAAGCTTTAAGCGACTGTCTCATGGCTGACAAAATAGATCCCAACTTTCTCAAGGTCCAAGTTCGAGCTGCACA CTGTTACCTTGCTATGGGTGAAACTGAAAACGCAAAAAAGCAGTATATGAAGTGCTTGCAATCTAGAACCAATAGTAGTGTGGACAAGAAAGTAATAGTAGAGGCCTCTGAGGGGCTGGAAAAGACACAG AAAGTGCTGGAGTGCATTAACCAATGCACGGATCTTTTTCAAAGACGAGCTTCTGAAGATCTTGAATGTGTGTTGAGAGTTATTAGTGAAGCGTTGCAGATAAGCACTTGCTCAGAGAAATTGCTTCAGATGAAAGCAGAAGCACTTTTCATG ATGCGGAGGTATGAACAAGTGATTCAGGTGTGCGAGCACACTCTTGCTTCTGATGAAGTGAACACGTCTACAAACTCATGGAGACCACATCTTATTGTTAAAGCCTACTTTTATTTAGGAAGGCTAGATGATGCTCTCGAATATATCAACAAACACGAGAATTCAGGCTTTAATTCTGAGAG GGTAGGAAATACAAGTCAGGAATCAGCAATTCCTTTAGCTGATAAAATACGTGAGCTTTTATCTCATAAG ACAGCAGGAAATGAAGCATACAAATCAGGAAAGCATGCAGAAGCAGTTGAACATTACACTGCTGCTTTATCATGCAATGTTGAATCTCGTCCATTTGCATCAGTATGTTATTGCAACCAGGCTGCAGCATACAGATGCTTGGGTCAAATAACAGATGCCATTGCAGATTGCAGTTTAGCTATAGCCCTCGATTCAAACTATCTTAAG GCAGTATCTAGACGAGCCAGCTTATATGAGTTGATTAGAGACTATGGTCAGGCACTAAAAGATCTACAGAGAGTGGTCTCTCTTCTAACAACACAGATGAAAGAAAAGAGTGATCTATCTGGAGCGTCAGAGAAATTAAGCCTTGTGAACGAGCTCAAGCAAACTCAACTACAGCTTGCTAATGTTGAAGAACAATCCAGAAAGGGAATCCCGTTAAATATGTACATCATATT GGGAGTTGAATCAACTGCTTCTGGCCCAGATATTAAAAAGGCATATAGGAAAGCTGCACTCAGACATCATCCAGATAAG GCTGCGCAGTCACTCGTTAGAAgtgatgatggagatgatggGCTATGGAAGGAAATTGCTGAAAATGTCCACAAAGATGGCGATAGGCTTTTCAAAATGATTGGAGAAGCATATGCTGTTCTTTCCAACCCTTCCAAG AGGGCACAATACGATGAAGATGAAGAGAGAAGAAATGAAGCCAGTAGATTTACTAGAAGCAACTCATCAAGAATGGCTACAGATGTCCAAAATTCTGTATTCGAGCGAAGTGGGAGCCGGCGTCACTGGCAAGATTCTCAGAGGTATTCAAAGTACTTCTAA